The DNA sequence CCGAGTTTACTTTGAGAGCTTTAACCTGTAAAACCCCATCAAGCTCTTTGATTTCTTTTTCTTCTGTAACCTTCATTTCCTGCTTTTGAAAATACGTAAAAACAGAAAGTTTAGGAGAGTAAAGTAAACGATTCACAGAAGGAAATCTGGCACGAAAAGAAGCACCGACCAAATTCGAGTACAAAAGGGTAAGACCAAGGTAAACAAGAACAGCAATTACAAACCTTTTCAGAAAAGGTTTCTCCAAAATAAATTTATATATTTCTAAAAATTTTTCTTTCATTTTAAAAATCACTTTCCATTAATTTCTTCGCCAGGTCTTCGAGTTTTACTGATTTTTCCGTTAAACCGGCCGCTCTATATATTTTACTTAATTCTATATATGAATTAGCTAATTTTTCTTTATACGATATAGCTTTCGAAAAGGAAAGAATAGCTTCATCTGTTTTATTTAATTTCTTACAAATCATTCCTCTGATATATAGGATATCATAGTTATTAGCATCAAAAAACAGGTAATCATCTATACGTTTTAATTGTTCTTCATAATTCTTAGAAACAATAAAATCAGTTTTTATAATCCAATATAGAGCAGTTCGATTCTCATTTCGGTAATAGTCTTCCTGAAAAAGTTCCTTTGCTTTTTGAAAATTCAATTTATAATAATGAATTTTCCCTATATATATATTCGTATGAAGAAAGCCTTCTTTTTCATTTTTCACCTGTGTAAAAAGCTTTAGCGATTCATCCAACTGTTTATTCGAATAAAGACCCACTGCCTGTTGATAGGTTTTAAATAAAACTTTTTCATCCGGCCCGCAGGCAAAAACTAAGAGTAAAGTAAAAAAAAGTAAGCTCTTCATAAGAGTCTTATCCATTAATAATTTTTTGAGTAAAAGAAGTAGCAATTTCCTTACAAACTTCCTTCAATAATTTGGTGTTATACAGATTTTTTTCATCTATAGCAAAACTTATCATGCCCACCTTTTCTCCCTTATCGTTATAAACGTGAAGAAAAACAAGGCTATTCTTCTCATTATCCAAATAATCCAGAGTATCGGAAACAGAAATCGCTCCCTGCAAAAAGTATCGAAAACCAAATTCTTTTGCTATTTTCTGGATTTCGGAAGGCTCCAGGTGTTTTTCCGTCAGTTTAAGCTCAGGTCTCTTGTTCTCCCCGGCAGCATCCTTTAATAACTCGGGTAAAAGTTCATCGGAATAGGCAGGCTCTTCTCCCGAACCTTTAGGTTTTTCAGGTGATAGTTTGGACTCTCTTTTTTTCAAAGAAGCCGTCTTCGTATTTTCAAACTCTATAATACTATATCCTTCCTGCAAAAATTCAAACTGTAGCATATCCCGAAAATTTTTATCTACATACTCAGTAGGATATAGCTTTCGATACTCAACAAAGCCTATGGCTAATTTACTTACAGGAGAAATTTCTCTTTTCACTCCCCTAACTAAATCTTTATTGCAACCTAACAATGCACTGATGCATAATAAAATATATAAAATTCTCAAACTCAATTTCCCTCCATGGTAAAATAAAAACTCGGACTTAAAGAAAGACCGTTCACATCCTTTGCTGCCGCACTAACACTCAATTGGTAAAGCGGATAGCCAGCGATTGCGTCACTTGTCTTATAAAGATTAAAGTCTCCACTCGTTCCAAATAAAGTTCCGTTACAACTCGCTTCCTGTTCCGCATAAACCAATTCCAGTACCCGGCAGCCGTAAGGGTAAGTAGCCTGACAGTCCGACCAAACATAGCTTGCCAGTAAAATAGTTGTATAAGGAGGAGACAGGCGTTTCAGACTGACTGCCGCAATCGTAGTATTCAAATCCATATAGGTATTAAATATAATTCTAAAATTATCAGTATTCACATCCGCACAATCAGTAGTACTACCGGACGAACCATTACCCGTATCACCGCCTTGAAACAAATAAGAACTCGGGCTCAGTAAGCCGAGACTGTTATCCCAGTAGCAGGAACCCGCTGTCCAGTCTCTCGTAACCGTGCTACCCACTCCCGGAAATGTACTACCACAACCCTGGGAAGCTACTCCTACCGCCTGAACCGCCGGAGTAGTAATTTTAGCCCCGGCAATGAAACTTTTACTGAGACTGCTTCCCTGGCTCACATTCTGCAAAGATTTGGCTGCTGTCCCGAGGCTAGTGTCATAGCGAGTCCCATAGCTAAGCTTTGAATCAGAACTTAGAGTCAATACCGTATTTCCAGAAGACCAAACTTTCGCTCCGGAAATAGAAGGGTTTATGCCGATAGCATTTTCCGTTACCGTAGGATTCATAGGCACAGAAAACGTAAACTCAAGCGAATTATTAGAAGTAGAATTACCCAGACAGGCATTTTCTACCGTACTGCTTATAATATCGGTAGCTGTTCCCGGTCCGCTATTACAGGCAGGTAAAGTCCCGGTAAAAACTTTTATGGTACTGATTAAGTTAGCCGGAGCATTTCCTCCGGCAACAAAACTCAAAGAAGTCGCATTTGTCGGACTTATATAGGTTTTCGTTTTTGCAGAGGTTCCTATACTCAGAGTATAGGTCTGACCGTAACTTAAGAAATTATCCGGAGTAAGAGTCAAAACCGTGTCCGAAGCCGACCAGACCTTAGTGCCGGGAATATTCGGACTGATACTGATAGCATTCAAAGTTGAGGCGGTATCCATAGGATAGGCAAAAGTAATGACGATAGGAGTATAAGCTGTATCTGAAATACCCACACAAACATCGGCTGTATTGTTACTGAGAATGTCCACCGTCGCTCCGGTTCCTCCCCGGCAGGCAAGCAGAGTTCCATGGGTACTGCTAACCGAACTTAGCAGATTTACCGAAGCGGTTCCTCCCACTAAAAAACTTGTAGAGGTAGACGAACTCGAATACACATTGGTGCTGGTTTTGGCCGAAGTACCGATGGTTATCGTATAACGTTGTCCGTAACTTAAAAAGGAATCCGGTGTTAAGGTTAAAACCTGATTTCCTCCCGACCAGCTTTTGGAATGGGGAATGGAAGGACTGATTATAATTGCATTATTGGTGGAAGCTGTATCCATAGGATAAAAGAAATTGATAGTAAGGGTATTCACCGCTGTATCCGAGGTGCTCACACAGGCATCTGAAACGCTATTGGCTAAGACATCAATGCTGCTACTACTCCCTCCCCTACAGGCAGCAAGGGTTCCATGGCTCAGGTTAATCGTATTCACAAGATTAATAGAACCCGCAGAACCGGCAAGAAAACTTCCCTGAATTTGTTCTGTTAAGTTTATGCCCGTTTTTGTCTTTGCTGCTGTTCCGATAAGGAGGGTGTAACGTGTAGAATAACTGAGTTGGGAATCAGGTGTAATGGTCAAAACCTTATTTGCTCCCGACCAAACATACGTTCCATTCAGAGTCGGAGAAAATGCGATGGCTGATTTAGTTGCAGCCGTATCCATTTCATAAGCAAAGGTGATGACAATCGGACTCGAGCTAGGATTCCCTACACAGGCATCATTAATACTGGCAGTTAACATATCGGTAACCACACCGGTACCGGCATTGCATTCCGTGATCGTTCCTCTGGGAACGGTAATGGAATTTACAAAGGTTAAATCAGAAGTACCACCGGCTACAAAGCTATATTCCTTTGCTGATTCTATATAAATTTTATTTGTAGAAATGGCAGTATTTTTTATAGAAATCGTATACCGGGTTTTATATATAAATACGGAATCAGGTGTAAAAGTAAGAACCGTACCATCCGTATTCCAGCTAAAACTTCCGCCGGTTAGGGGGGAAATGCTAACTGCCTGGGAAGTGAGAGTGGTATCCATAGGAGTTGAAAAGGTGATAGAAACCGGGCTATTTGAAGGATTTCCCAGACAGGCATTAGAAACACTTGTAGTAACAATATCTGTTATCACTCCACCTCCCGCTCCACATACGTCTAAGGCAGCAGCAGGTACTGTAATGGAGGAAACAGTCGGAATTAAATTATTACTTCCAACTAAAAAAGAACCGACATAAGGTAGCTCGAGAAACTTATCCTGGTAATCTCTCGCGATAGCATCAACTTTTAGTGTATAACGCTGATTCTGATAGAAAGCCGTATCAAAAACAAGGCTTAAGGATGTATCCGAATTCCAGACATAGGTATAGTTTGCATCGGGACTGAGTAAAACTGCAGACTGGGTAGAAAGACGATTCATCGCCCTTGTAAAATTTATTGTAATCTTATTGGCCTTTGGATTTCCCATGCAGGCCGTACTTACATCATTACTCAAGAAATCAGTATCCACAGCTGAGGCCAGGTTACAATCGGCTACAGTCCCGGCCATGACAGTCATGGAAGAGACAGAAGGCTTCAAGCCGGCATCTTCTGCGTTTCCTATAGTAAAGTTTGCACTATATAAATCCTTTATGTCATTTCCATCTCTATCCTCGCAGGATTTCGTAATAATAAAAGTATAAGTTCCATAGTTCCAGAGTTCGACAGGAGTAAAAAGCAGGCTATAATCGGTTGTTTCAAAAAAACCATTCACCGAAGGTTGTACGGAAAAGCTCTGGATGCAGGCGTTAATATTCATGGGTTTGTTGAAAATAACGCCTATTTTTTGATTCTGCGGAAGCCCCTTATCTCCATTTCCGGGAGTGGAAGATAAAACTTTTGGATTCTCCTCCTTATCTCCCAAAAAAGTAAAAAACTTCTTTAAATCAGATGAACTATTTTTGCAAGAAGAAAGGAATAGAGACAAAAGAAAAACGTATATTACCCATTTAACCTTATCCGACCGAACCAACATTGAACCCCCCTTGATTATCCAAGAATGTATAAGAAGGCAAGTTGAATCT is a window from the Leptospiraceae bacterium genome containing:
- a CDS encoding lipoprotein, producing MKREISPVSKLAIGFVEYRKLYPTEYVDKNFRDMLQFEFLQEGYSIIEFENTKTASLKKRESKLSPEKPKGSGEEPAYSDELLPELLKDAAGENKRPELKLTEKHLEPSEIQKIAKEFGFRYFLQGAISVSDTLDYLDNEKNSLVFLHVYNDKGEKVGMISFAIDEKNLYNTKLLKEVCKEIATSFTQKIING
- a CDS encoding Ig-like domain-containing protein; this encodes MLVRSDKVKWVIYVFLLSLFLSSCKNSSSDLKKFFTFLGDKEENPKVLSSTPGNGDKGLPQNQKIGVIFNKPMNINACIQSFSVQPSVNGFFETTDYSLLFTPVELWNYGTYTFIITKSCEDRDGNDIKDLYSANFTIGNAEDAGLKPSVSSMTVMAGTVADCNLASAVDTDFLSNDVSTACMGNPKANKITINFTRAMNRLSTQSAVLLSPDANYTYVWNSDTSLSLVFDTAFYQNQRYTLKVDAIARDYQDKFLELPYVGSFLVGSNNLIPTVSSITVPAAALDVCGAGGGVITDIVTTSVSNACLGNPSNSPVSITFSTPMDTTLTSQAVSISPLTGGSFSWNTDGTVLTFTPDSVFIYKTRYTISIKNTAISTNKIYIESAKEYSFVAGGTSDLTFVNSITVPRGTITECNAGTGVVTDMLTASINDACVGNPSSSPIVITFAYEMDTAATKSAIAFSPTLNGTYVWSGANKVLTITPDSQLSYSTRYTLLIGTAAKTKTGINLTEQIQGSFLAGSAGSINLVNTINLSHGTLAACRGGSSSSIDVLANSVSDACVSTSDTAVNTLTINFFYPMDTASTNNAIIISPSIPHSKSWSGGNQVLTLTPDSFLSYGQRYTITIGTSAKTSTNVYSSSSTSTSFLVGGTASVNLLSSVSSTHGTLLACRGGTGATVDILSNNTADVCVGISDTAYTPIVITFAYPMDTASTLNAISISPNIPGTKVWSASDTVLTLTPDNFLSYGQTYTLSIGTSAKTKTYISPTNATSLSFVAGGNAPANLISTIKVFTGTLPACNSGPGTATDIISSTVENACLGNSTSNNSLEFTFSVPMNPTVTENAIGINPSISGAKVWSSGNTVLTLSSDSKLSYGTRYDTSLGTAAKSLQNVSQGSSLSKSFIAGAKITTPAVQAVGVASQGCGSTFPGVGSTVTRDWTAGSCYWDNSLGLLSPSSYLFQGGDTGNGSSGSTTDCADVNTDNFRIIFNTYMDLNTTIAAVSLKRLSPPYTTILLASYVWSDCQATYPYGCRVLELVYAEQEASCNGTLFGTSGDFNLYKTSDAIAGYPLYQLSVSAAAKDVNGLSLSPSFYFTMEGN